Proteins from one Bradyrhizobium roseum genomic window:
- a CDS encoding cation:proton antiporter domain-containing protein: MASPINIPVYSDVLVLLGTAGIIIPLVHRFGFNPVLGYLVAGAVLGPLGLGSFIGQFPLLYWFSVVDAKNVAGIAELGIVFLLFLIGMELSYERLKTMRRLVFGLGSLQIALSAAAIAAVVTLAGGKPPVSLIIGACLALSSTAIVVEVLSRQGRLNTTAGRASFAVLLAQDLAVAPLLLFISIYGAGGSGSVAGALLLALANAAIALGVIVVVGRVVMRPLFRLVASAGMSDLFVATTLFVIVATGVAAAVAGFSMALGAFVAGLLLAETEFRKAIETAIDPFKGLLLGLFFFTVGMNIDFRELARDPVWLLGGAIGLVAMKAIILIALARLFRVSWRASIETGLLLGPGGEFAFVGIGMATTLGLIDAKVSSFTVALTSLTMMLIPALSHVARRLAPMVREDKPLDPELSVVPSASTGHAIVVGHGRVGQVVCSMLDRHQLRYIAVDNDAAAVPEQRRQGRTVYYGEATNPEFLKSCGLMEAAAVIVTISGAKGIDEIVAQVRALRQDMPVVSRARDADHARHLYQIGVTDAVPETIEASLLLSEAALIGLGVAMGLVVASIHEKRDEFRHELQQASGGTRPAGETTGVRRKLSRGRRHSE, from the coding sequence ATGGCTTCGCCGATCAATATTCCCGTCTACAGCGACGTCCTTGTCCTGCTCGGCACGGCGGGCATCATCATTCCGCTGGTGCACCGGTTCGGCTTCAATCCCGTCCTTGGCTATCTGGTAGCGGGCGCCGTCCTCGGTCCGCTGGGACTTGGCTCGTTCATCGGCCAGTTCCCGCTGCTGTACTGGTTCAGCGTCGTTGATGCCAAGAACGTCGCGGGCATTGCCGAACTCGGCATCGTGTTCCTGCTGTTCCTGATCGGCATGGAGCTATCCTATGAACGGCTGAAGACGATGCGGCGCCTGGTTTTTGGATTGGGCAGCCTGCAGATCGCGCTCTCCGCAGCCGCAATCGCTGCCGTCGTGACGCTGGCGGGCGGCAAGCCGCCGGTGTCGCTCATCATCGGTGCCTGCCTGGCGCTGTCGTCGACCGCCATCGTGGTCGAGGTGCTTTCGAGGCAGGGTCGGCTGAACACGACCGCGGGCCGCGCTAGTTTCGCGGTTCTGCTGGCGCAGGATCTGGCGGTGGCGCCGTTGCTGCTGTTCATCTCCATTTACGGCGCCGGCGGGTCCGGTTCGGTCGCCGGCGCTCTCCTACTGGCGCTCGCCAACGCCGCCATCGCGCTTGGCGTCATCGTCGTCGTCGGCCGGGTGGTGATGCGGCCGCTGTTCCGTCTGGTCGCGTCCGCGGGCATGAGCGACCTGTTCGTGGCCACCACGCTGTTCGTGATCGTCGCCACCGGGGTGGCCGCCGCCGTGGCCGGCTTCTCCATGGCGCTTGGCGCCTTCGTCGCCGGACTGCTGCTGGCCGAAACCGAATTCCGCAAGGCGATCGAGACCGCCATCGATCCTTTCAAGGGTCTCCTGCTCGGCCTGTTCTTCTTTACGGTCGGGATGAACATCGATTTCCGTGAGCTTGCCCGCGATCCCGTTTGGCTGCTCGGAGGCGCGATCGGGCTCGTCGCCATGAAAGCGATCATCCTCATCGCGCTCGCCCGGCTGTTTCGCGTTTCCTGGCGCGCTTCCATCGAAACCGGACTGCTGCTCGGCCCGGGTGGCGAGTTTGCCTTCGTCGGCATCGGCATGGCGACAACGCTCGGCCTGATCGATGCCAAGGTGTCGAGCTTCACCGTTGCGCTGACGTCGCTGACCATGATGCTTATTCCCGCGCTTTCCCATGTCGCGCGGCGCTTGGCGCCAATGGTGCGGGAAGACAAGCCGCTTGACCCCGAGCTTAGCGTTGTACCGAGCGCGAGCACCGGCCATGCCATCGTCGTCGGGCACGGCCGCGTCGGGCAAGTGGTCTGCTCGATGCTCGATCGGCACCAGTTGCGATACATTGCCGTCGACAATGACGCCGCAGCCGTGCCGGAGCAGCGCCGGCAGGGACGCACCGTCTATTATGGGGAAGCGACCAATCCGGAGTTTTTGAAGAGCTGCGGCCTCATGGAGGCTGCGGCGGTGATCGTCACCATCAGCGGGGCCAAGGGCATCGATGAAATCGTAGCCCAGGTTCGTGCGCTCAGGCAGGACATGCCGGTCGTGTCGCGCGCCCGCGACGCCGATCATGCGCGACATCTTTATCAGATCGGCGTTACCGATGCGGTGCCCGAGACCATCGAGGCCAGCCTGCTGTTATCGGAAGCAGCCCTGATCGGCCTCGGCGTCGCGATGGGGCTGGTGGTCGCGTCGATCCACGAAAAGCGCGACGAATTCCGCCACGAGTTGCAGCAGGCCTCGGGAGGTACCCGGCCTGCCGGAGAGACGACCGGCGTGAGAAGGAAACTGTCTCGCGGACGCAGACACAGCGAGTAG
- a CDS encoding TonB-dependent receptor: MTFLKKRAFHLGGASGLLLCAMADGAAAQNAAATPLPEITVTAPSPIVRRKPAPPQTPARVTRAAPGQNRERAPEPPAAPVAAAPQQGILPVVTDQFATVTVVPNEEIRRQGTAQLGDLLFSKPGITGSTFAPGAASRPIIRGLDVNRVGILENGINAGGASDLGEDHFVPIDPLAINQVEVIRGPAALRYGSTSIGGVVSATNNRIPDALPSCAATPFQSYGLPAKAPLANVGSPSCVTVETRTAVSSVDRGVDGGILIDAGGGNFAVHADAYGRKASDYSIPSYPYLFDQTRPVNGRQPNSAMQSTGASIGGSYIFHGGFIGAAIAQNDSVYRIPGIEPSDHLSRIDARQTKFTAKGEYRPDAAAIDAIRFWAGATDYKHSEIALADPTDLASLGVRQSFTNKEQEGRVEVQMSPFNARFAAVTTAFGLQAGHQKLTAPSPDDPGSPLNGLFDANKNTRVAGYVFNELKFTQTTRAQIAGRIEHVNLSGTTPAFIPELFDLNANPADIGPLTARNLTFTPKSASIGLLQDLPGEMVASITAQYVERAPKPAELFSRGVHEATVTFDIGNPNLSLETAKSIEIGLRRATGPFRFEATAYYTKFNGFIYRRLTGNTCEEVACVGPADPAFPLELNQAIYSQRDATFRGAEFQSQLDVGTLNGGIWGIENQFDVVRATFNDGTNVPRIPPVRAGGGLFWRDANWLTRINLLHAFAQNDIAPIGETPTAGYNLLKAEVSYRTKLDPTWFGAREMTVGLLGNNLLNENIRNSASFNKDEILLPGIGVRAFANLKF; encoded by the coding sequence ATGACATTTTTGAAGAAGCGAGCGTTCCATCTCGGTGGAGCAAGCGGGCTATTGCTGTGCGCGATGGCCGACGGAGCAGCGGCGCAGAATGCGGCGGCGACGCCCCTGCCTGAAATCACCGTGACGGCGCCGAGCCCGATCGTGCGGCGCAAGCCAGCGCCCCCGCAAACGCCGGCGCGCGTTACCCGTGCGGCCCCCGGCCAGAACCGCGAACGCGCTCCGGAGCCGCCAGCCGCACCGGTCGCCGCCGCGCCTCAACAGGGCATTCTGCCTGTCGTGACCGATCAGTTCGCCACGGTCACCGTGGTGCCCAACGAGGAGATCCGCCGCCAAGGCACCGCCCAGCTTGGCGATCTCCTGTTCTCGAAGCCCGGCATTACCGGCTCCACCTTCGCGCCGGGCGCGGCGAGCCGGCCGATCATCCGGGGCCTCGACGTCAATCGCGTCGGCATCCTCGAGAACGGCATCAACGCCGGCGGCGCCTCCGACCTCGGCGAAGATCATTTCGTGCCGATCGATCCGCTGGCGATAAACCAGGTCGAAGTCATCCGTGGTCCGGCGGCATTGCGCTACGGATCGACATCGATCGGCGGCGTCGTCAGCGCGACCAACAACCGGATCCCGGACGCCCTGCCCTCCTGTGCGGCCACCCCGTTCCAGAGCTACGGACTGCCGGCGAAGGCGCCGCTCGCCAACGTCGGATCACCTTCCTGCGTCACGGTCGAAACCCGAACGGCCGTCAGTTCCGTCGACCGCGGGGTCGATGGCGGCATCCTGATCGATGCCGGCGGTGGCAATTTCGCTGTGCACGCCGACGCCTATGGCCGCAAGGCCAGCGATTACAGCATTCCGAGCTATCCGTATCTGTTCGACCAAACCCGCCCGGTCAACGGCCGGCAACCGAACTCGGCGATGCAGTCGACCGGTGCATCGATCGGCGGCTCCTACATCTTCCACGGCGGATTCATCGGCGCCGCAATCGCGCAAAACGATTCGGTGTACCGCATTCCCGGCATCGAACCGTCCGATCACCTGTCCCGGATCGACGCGCGCCAAACCAAATTCACCGCCAAAGGCGAATACCGGCCGGACGCGGCGGCGATCGACGCCATCAGGTTCTGGGCAGGCGCCACCGACTACAAGCACAGCGAGATCGCGCTCGCCGATCCCACCGACCTCGCATCCCTTGGCGTACGGCAGAGCTTTACCAATAAGGAACAGGAAGGGCGCGTCGAGGTGCAGATGTCGCCGTTCAACGCGCGCTTTGCCGCCGTCACGACCGCCTTCGGCCTGCAGGCCGGACATCAGAAGCTGACAGCGCCGAGCCCGGACGATCCGGGCAGCCCGCTGAACGGGTTGTTTGACGCCAACAAGAATACCCGGGTCGCCGGCTACGTCTTCAACGAACTCAAATTCACCCAGACGACCAGGGCACAGATCGCCGGCCGGATCGAGCATGTCAACCTGAGCGGAACGACGCCGGCATTCATTCCGGAGTTGTTCGACCTCAATGCCAATCCCGCCGATATCGGTCCGCTGACAGCCCGCAATCTCACCTTCACGCCGAAGAGCGCGAGCATCGGACTGCTCCAGGACCTTCCAGGCGAAATGGTTGCGAGCATCACCGCTCAGTATGTCGAGCGGGCGCCCAAACCGGCGGAACTGTTTTCGCGCGGGGTGCATGAAGCAACCGTCACCTTCGACATCGGCAATCCCAATCTGAGCCTGGAGACGGCCAAGTCGATCGAGATCGGGCTGCGACGCGCCACCGGCCCCTTCCGGTTCGAGGCAACCGCCTACTACACCAAGTTCAATGGCTTCATTTACCGCCGCCTCACCGGCAACACCTGCGAGGAAGTTGCCTGCGTCGGTCCCGCCGATCCGGCTTTCCCGCTCGAGCTGAACCAGGCGATCTACTCGCAACGCGACGCCACCTTCCGTGGCGCCGAGTTCCAGAGCCAGTTGGACGTCGGCACCCTCAACGGCGGCATCTGGGGCATCGAGAACCAGTTCGACGTCGTGCGCGCGACCTTCAATGACGGCACCAACGTGCCGCGGATCCCGCCGGTGCGCGCCGGCGGCGGACTGTTCTGGCGCGACGCCAACTGGCTGACGCGGATCAACCTGCTGCACGCGTTCGCGCAGAACGACATCGCGCCGATCGGCGAGACGCCGACGGCCGGTTATAATCTGCTGAAGGCGGAGGTCAGCTACAGAACCAAGCTCGATCCCACCTGGTTCGGCGCGCGGGAAATGACGGTCGGGCTACTCGGCAACAACCTCTTGAACGAGAACATCCGCAACTCGGCGTCCTTCAACAAGGATGAGATCCTGCTGCCGGGCATTGGCGTGCGGGCGTTTGCCAACCTGAAGTTCTAA
- a CDS encoding DUF2946 family protein translates to MKWFRSNIKSGSRLALFALAIQFALSFGHFHGEIAHAAPAVQAALNDAGDDIAATLTAAEVPSEVAQQQPPAPDTDRHGSDCAMCAVLSLANTFVFATPPLLELPQAVQLLHVSTDAGFAHLGSLHSAFQSRAPPTS, encoded by the coding sequence ATGAAGTGGTTTCGGTCGAACATCAAATCTGGCTCGCGGCTGGCGCTGTTTGCGCTCGCGATCCAGTTTGCGTTGTCGTTCGGACATTTCCACGGGGAGATCGCCCACGCTGCGCCGGCTGTCCAGGCCGCGCTGAACGACGCGGGCGACGACATTGCTGCAACGCTGACGGCCGCAGAGGTTCCCTCCGAAGTCGCGCAGCAGCAGCCCCCCGCCCCGGATACCGACCGGCACGGCTCCGACTGCGCGATGTGCGCCGTTCTCTCGCTGGCGAACACCTTCGTGTTTGCCACGCCGCCGCTGCTGGAACTGCCGCAGGCGGTCCAACTCCTGCACGTGAGCACCGACGCCGGGTTCGCGCATCTCGGCTCGCTCCATTCCGCATTCCAGTCCCGCGCACCACCCACCTCCTGA
- the zigA gene encoding zinc metallochaperone GTPase ZigA: MQKLPVTVLSGFLGAGKTTLLNHVLNNRQGLKVAVIVNDMSEVNIDADLVRDGGANLSRTDEKLVEMTNGCICCTLRDDLLKEVRALAESERFDYLLIESTGISEPLPVAATFDFRTEEGDSLSDVAVLDTMVTVVDAVNLLRDYASSDFIRDRGESLGADDKRTIVDLLVEQIEFADVIVLNKINDTAPGQLDAARKIIRALNPVADVVETDFAKAPFERILDTGRFDFARAQQHPLWFKELYGFGDHTPETEQYGVGSFVYRARRPFEPAKFHQFLRESWPGVIRAKGHFWIATRPQWLGELSQAGAIVRTEGLGFWWANVPSERWPDDPVWRKSLKKNWNELYGDRRQEIVFIGTDMDEDAIKARLDACLVSGKPGMHVKEWAGLADPFPRWLRADEAA, from the coding sequence ATGCAAAAACTCCCCGTCACCGTCTTGTCCGGCTTCCTCGGGGCTGGAAAGACCACTTTGCTGAACCACGTGCTGAACAACCGCCAGGGCCTGAAGGTGGCGGTGATCGTGAACGACATGAGCGAGGTGAACATCGACGCCGACCTGGTGCGAGACGGCGGGGCGAACCTCTCAAGGACTGACGAAAAGCTGGTCGAAATGACCAACGGCTGCATCTGCTGCACGCTGCGCGACGATTTGTTGAAGGAAGTCCGCGCGCTCGCCGAGAGCGAGCGGTTCGACTACCTCCTGATTGAATCGACCGGTATTTCGGAGCCGCTTCCGGTCGCCGCGACGTTCGATTTCCGCACGGAAGAAGGCGACAGCCTCTCCGACGTGGCGGTGCTCGACACCATGGTGACGGTGGTCGACGCCGTAAACCTGCTGCGCGACTACGCCTCGTCCGATTTCATCAGGGATCGCGGCGAGTCCCTCGGTGCCGACGACAAGCGGACGATCGTGGATCTGCTGGTGGAGCAGATCGAATTCGCCGACGTCATTGTCTTGAACAAGATCAACGACACGGCCCCCGGCCAGCTGGACGCGGCGCGCAAGATCATCCGCGCGCTCAACCCGGTCGCCGATGTCGTTGAGACTGATTTCGCCAAGGCTCCCTTCGAGCGTATCCTTGACACCGGCCGCTTCGACTTCGCCCGGGCGCAGCAGCATCCGCTCTGGTTCAAGGAACTGTACGGTTTCGGCGATCACACGCCGGAGACCGAGCAGTATGGTGTCGGCAGTTTCGTCTACCGTGCGCGCCGACCGTTCGAGCCGGCGAAATTCCATCAGTTCCTGCGGGAAAGCTGGCCCGGCGTGATCCGTGCGAAAGGGCATTTCTGGATCGCCACGCGTCCACAATGGCTCGGCGAACTGAGCCAGGCGGGCGCCATCGTCCGTACCGAAGGTCTGGGGTTCTGGTGGGCCAACGTGCCTTCTGAACGCTGGCCGGACGATCCGGTCTGGCGGAAATCGCTGAAGAAGAACTGGAACGAACTTTATGGCGATCGCCGACAGGAGATCGTCTTCATCGGCACCGATATGGACGAGGACGCCATCAAGGCGCGCCTCGATGCATGTCTCGTCTCGGGCAAGCCGGGAATGCACGTCAAGGAATGGGCCGGGCTTGCCGACCCGTTTCCAAGATGGCTTCGCGCCGACGAGGCGGCCTAG